The Pantoea vagans genome contains the following window.
GATCGCGGTAGGCTTGTGCGGCCACCTGCCAACTAAAATCCATCCCCATTGCCTGGCGCTGAACATAACGCCAGAGCGAAGGACGGGACCAAAGAACAAAAGCACGTCGAATCGCCCGCAGCAGCGACCAGGCGTTACTGTCTTCAAAACTGAAACCGCTTGCGACCCCGTCAGCGAGGTTCTCCAGCGAACTGTCCTGCACGGTATCCGCCAGCCCACCGGTGCGGCGTACTAACGGCAACGTGCCATATTTCAGACCGTAGAGCTGTGTGAGTCCACACGGCTCAAAACGGCTCGGCACCATGATCACATCGGCACCGCCGACAATGCGGTGCGAAAACGCTTCATGATAGCCAATCTGCACCCCCACGCTGCCAGGATGCTCAGCCGCGGCGGCCAGAAAACCTTGTTGTAACTCAGCGTCGCCCTGGCCCAGCAGCACCAGTTGGCCGCCCTGCGCCAGTAATCCTGGCAACGCTTCCAGCACCAGATCCAGCCCCTTTTGTTTCGTCAGACGGCTGATGACACAGAACACCGGCGCTTTCTCATCAATTTTTAGCCCCATGGCAATCTGCAACTGGCGCTTGTTCTCGGCTTTGCTCTCCAGCGTGTCGCGGTCGTAACGCGCCGTCAGCAGCAAGTCATGTGCCGGGTCCCAGATTCCGGGGTCAACGCCATTGAGGATGCCACTCAGCCGCCCCTCTTTCAGACGTTGTTCAAGCAGCGATTCCATGCCGTAACCGAATTCGGGTCGGGTGATTTCCAGAGCATAAGTCGGGCTGACTGCCGTAATATGATCGGCATAAAATAAACCCGCTTTGAGATAGGAAATCTGTCCATAGAACTCCAGCCCATGCATGTTAAAGAATGCGCGCGGGATCTGAATCTCATCCAGATGGCGCGCATTGAACAACCCTTGATACGCCAGGTTATGCACGGTAAACACCGTTTTCGCCGGACGCCCGCGCGCGGCGATATAGGCGCAGGTTAAGCCAGCGTGCCAGTCATGCGCATGCACCACATCGGGTTGCCAGAAGGTATCCAGCCCACTTGCCAGTTCGGCCCCCATCCAGCCAAGCAACGCAAAACGCAGATAGTTATCCACATAAGCAAACTGCGATGTATCGTGATACGGGCTGCCGGGGCGCTCATACAATCCCGGTGCATCAATTAAATAAATGCCAACTCCGTTGAATTGTCCAAATAATAAACGGACCGGCCCGGCAAAAGTGTTTAATTCCGCAACAATCTCCGTGTCAGGGATCCCTTTACGCAGATCCGGATACGCGGGTATTAGCACCCGCGCATCCGTTCCACCTGCAATTTGGGCCTGAGGCAAAGCGCCGACAACATCAGCCAACCCGCCGGTTTTCAGCAGCGGGAAAAGTTCTGAACAGACATGTAAAACCTGCATCCTGGACCCCTATTATGTTATCGCTCGCGTTCCCCGCGACGATTGCCTGTGTGTCTTGCTCGTTGCTTTCGCGGTCAGCCAGCCAGTTTGGCCAGCATGGCGCGCGTGACCAGCACGATGCCCTCTTC
Protein-coding sequences here:
- the glgA gene encoding glycogen synthase GlgA — protein: MQVLHVCSELFPLLKTGGLADVVGALPQAQIAGGTDARVLIPAYPDLRKGIPDTEIVAELNTFAGPVRLLFGQFNGVGIYLIDAPGLYERPGSPYHDTSQFAYVDNYLRFALLGWMGAELASGLDTFWQPDVVHAHDWHAGLTCAYIAARGRPAKTVFTVHNLAYQGLFNARHLDEIQIPRAFFNMHGLEFYGQISYLKAGLFYADHITAVSPTYALEITRPEFGYGMESLLEQRLKEGRLSGILNGVDPGIWDPAHDLLLTARYDRDTLESKAENKRQLQIAMGLKIDEKAPVFCVISRLTKQKGLDLVLEALPGLLAQGGQLVLLGQGDAELQQGFLAAAAEHPGSVGVQIGYHEAFSHRIVGGADVIMVPSRFEPCGLTQLYGLKYGTLPLVRRTGGLADTVQDSSLENLADGVASGFSFEDSNAWSLLRAIRRAFVLWSRPSLWRYVQRQAMGMDFSWQVAAQAYRDLYQRLL